A part of Arachis hypogaea cultivar Tifrunner chromosome 12, arahy.Tifrunner.gnm2.J5K5, whole genome shotgun sequence genomic DNA contains:
- the LOC112727369 gene encoding actin-related protein 2/3 complex subunit 2B isoform X3, whose product MTCIERASPALNQILLKLYSAEKPMEIDHHLYEFGSAEYHILSEASDPRVAFLSISTAPLCPGVLATNELSSYTIEMIKALCPAVVEIAESTREGYQLTLKLNLTKIPRGKDYIKVIKEISTVHSVILSSQLKEILWNFNSDDAIKGMHKPIKLVYNPREPFFVIRQPQQMIAVFPIRFAEKSDVIISTAFFQELVDVGSSDRYAKAPPCSWSAIPPPELRGEAFEDLSTNGGFVSFDISSHHVDGKRLDKTVWNLLNFNAYVRYHVKTTKGFIQRRMRKRLENLVEVLHHTESLEQVNEQITRHQGCSTKRLVRSSKYSILKQRWGNLGRKLKRIHFRLKIQGFGRFRQRWLRLPKFSSREYTKLD is encoded by the exons ATGACATGCATAGAGAGAGCGTCCCCTGCTTTGAATCAGATCCTGCTCAAACTATACAG TGCTGAGAAGCCCATGGAGATTGATCATCACTTGTATGAATTTGGGTCAGCGGAATATCATATTCTG TCTGAAGCCTCTGATCCACGAGTAGCTTTTTTGTCGATATCAACTGCACCTCTTTGCCCTGGAGTCCTTGCCACAAATGAGCTTTCTTCCTATACAATTGAAATGATAAAGGCACTTTGTCCTGCTGTTGTGGAAATTGCTGAATCTACACGAGAAGGATATCAACTTACTCTCAAGCTGAATCTCACTAAGATTCCACGTGGCAAAG ATTATATCAAGGTAATTAAGGAAATTTCAACAGTTCACTCGGTGATTTTGAGTTCACAGCTGAAAGAAATATTGTGGAATTTCAACTCTGATGATGCAATTAAGGGGATGCACAAACCCATCAAACTAGTCTACAATCCAAGAGAACCTTTCTTTGTCATTAGACAG ccgcaacaaatgatcgCAGTATTCCCTATTCGGTTCGCAGAAAAGTCAGATGTGATTATTTCAACagctttcttccag GAGCTGGTGGATGTTGGAAGTTCAGATAGATATGCCAAGGCACCACCATGCAGCTGGTCAGCCATTCCTCCTCCAGAGCTAAGAGGAGAAGCTTTTGAGGATTTGAGTACTAATGGAGGCTTTGTCTCTTTTG ATATCTCTTCTCACCATGTTGATGGCAAAAGGCTAGACAAAACTGTTTGGAATCTACTAAATTTTAATGCCTATGTTAGGTACCATGTAAAG ACCACAAAAGGTTTTATCCAAAGAAGAATGAGGAAACGCTTAGAAAATCTGGTTGAG GTCCTACACCATACAGAGTCATTGGAGCAAGTTAATGAACAAATCACAAGGCATCAAG GATGTAGTACAAAAAGACTAGTAAGATCATCTAAATACAGCATCCTGAAACAAAGATGGGGCAACCTTGGAAGAAAACTAAAGAGGATTCACTTTCGACTTAAGATTCAAGGATTTGGACGATTTCGGCAACGGTGGTTGAGGTTACCAAAATTTTCTTCAAGAGAATATACGAAGTTGGATTAG
- the LOC112727369 gene encoding actin-related protein 2/3 complex subunit 2B isoform X2, producing MTCIERASPALNQILLKLYSAEKPMEIDHHLYEFGSAEYHILSEASDPRVAFLSISTAPLCPGVLATNELSSYTIEMIKALCPAVVEIAESTREGYQLTLKLNLTKIPRGKDYIKVIKEISTVHSVILSSQLKEILWNFNSDDAIKGMHKPIKLVYNPREPFFVIRQPQQMIAVFPIRFAEKSDVIISTAFFQLVDVGSSDRYAKAPPCSWSAIPPPELRGEAFEDLSTNGGFVSFDISSHHVDGKRLDKTVWNLLNFNAYVRYHVKTTKGFIQRRMRKRLENLVEVLHHTESLEQVNEQITRHQDAGCSTKRLVRSSKYSILKQRWGNLGRKLKRIHFRLKIQGFGRFRQRWLRLPKFSSREYTKLD from the exons ATGACATGCATAGAGAGAGCGTCCCCTGCTTTGAATCAGATCCTGCTCAAACTATACAG TGCTGAGAAGCCCATGGAGATTGATCATCACTTGTATGAATTTGGGTCAGCGGAATATCATATTCTG TCTGAAGCCTCTGATCCACGAGTAGCTTTTTTGTCGATATCAACTGCACCTCTTTGCCCTGGAGTCCTTGCCACAAATGAGCTTTCTTCCTATACAATTGAAATGATAAAGGCACTTTGTCCTGCTGTTGTGGAAATTGCTGAATCTACACGAGAAGGATATCAACTTACTCTCAAGCTGAATCTCACTAAGATTCCACGTGGCAAAG ATTATATCAAGGTAATTAAGGAAATTTCAACAGTTCACTCGGTGATTTTGAGTTCACAGCTGAAAGAAATATTGTGGAATTTCAACTCTGATGATGCAATTAAGGGGATGCACAAACCCATCAAACTAGTCTACAATCCAAGAGAACCTTTCTTTGTCATTAGACAG ccgcaacaaatgatcgCAGTATTCCCTATTCGGTTCGCAGAAAAGTCAGATGTGATTATTTCAACagctttcttccag CTGGTGGATGTTGGAAGTTCAGATAGATATGCCAAGGCACCACCATGCAGCTGGTCAGCCATTCCTCCTCCAGAGCTAAGAGGAGAAGCTTTTGAGGATTTGAGTACTAATGGAGGCTTTGTCTCTTTTG ATATCTCTTCTCACCATGTTGATGGCAAAAGGCTAGACAAAACTGTTTGGAATCTACTAAATTTTAATGCCTATGTTAGGTACCATGTAAAG ACCACAAAAGGTTTTATCCAAAGAAGAATGAGGAAACGCTTAGAAAATCTGGTTGAG GTCCTACACCATACAGAGTCATTGGAGCAAGTTAATGAACAAATCACAAGGCATCAAG ATGCAGGATGTAGTACAAAAAGACTAGTAAGATCATCTAAATACAGCATCCTGAAACAAAGATGGGGCAACCTTGGAAGAAAACTAAAGAGGATTCACTTTCGACTTAAGATTCAAGGATTTGGACGATTTCGGCAACGGTGGTTGAGGTTACCAAAATTTTCTTCAAGAGAATATACGAAGTTGGATTAG
- the LOC112727369 gene encoding actin-related protein 2/3 complex subunit 2B isoform X1: MTCIERASPALNQILLKLYSAEKPMEIDHHLYEFGSAEYHILSEASDPRVAFLSISTAPLCPGVLATNELSSYTIEMIKALCPAVVEIAESTREGYQLTLKLNLTKIPRGKDYIKVIKEISTVHSVILSSQLKEILWNFNSDDAIKGMHKPIKLVYNPREPFFVIRQPQQMIAVFPIRFAEKSDVIISTAFFQELVDVGSSDRYAKAPPCSWSAIPPPELRGEAFEDLSTNGGFVSFDISSHHVDGKRLDKTVWNLLNFNAYVRYHVKTTKGFIQRRMRKRLENLVEVLHHTESLEQVNEQITRHQDAGCSTKRLVRSSKYSILKQRWGNLGRKLKRIHFRLKIQGFGRFRQRWLRLPKFSSREYTKLD, encoded by the exons ATGACATGCATAGAGAGAGCGTCCCCTGCTTTGAATCAGATCCTGCTCAAACTATACAG TGCTGAGAAGCCCATGGAGATTGATCATCACTTGTATGAATTTGGGTCAGCGGAATATCATATTCTG TCTGAAGCCTCTGATCCACGAGTAGCTTTTTTGTCGATATCAACTGCACCTCTTTGCCCTGGAGTCCTTGCCACAAATGAGCTTTCTTCCTATACAATTGAAATGATAAAGGCACTTTGTCCTGCTGTTGTGGAAATTGCTGAATCTACACGAGAAGGATATCAACTTACTCTCAAGCTGAATCTCACTAAGATTCCACGTGGCAAAG ATTATATCAAGGTAATTAAGGAAATTTCAACAGTTCACTCGGTGATTTTGAGTTCACAGCTGAAAGAAATATTGTGGAATTTCAACTCTGATGATGCAATTAAGGGGATGCACAAACCCATCAAACTAGTCTACAATCCAAGAGAACCTTTCTTTGTCATTAGACAG ccgcaacaaatgatcgCAGTATTCCCTATTCGGTTCGCAGAAAAGTCAGATGTGATTATTTCAACagctttcttccag GAGCTGGTGGATGTTGGAAGTTCAGATAGATATGCCAAGGCACCACCATGCAGCTGGTCAGCCATTCCTCCTCCAGAGCTAAGAGGAGAAGCTTTTGAGGATTTGAGTACTAATGGAGGCTTTGTCTCTTTTG ATATCTCTTCTCACCATGTTGATGGCAAAAGGCTAGACAAAACTGTTTGGAATCTACTAAATTTTAATGCCTATGTTAGGTACCATGTAAAG ACCACAAAAGGTTTTATCCAAAGAAGAATGAGGAAACGCTTAGAAAATCTGGTTGAG GTCCTACACCATACAGAGTCATTGGAGCAAGTTAATGAACAAATCACAAGGCATCAAG ATGCAGGATGTAGTACAAAAAGACTAGTAAGATCATCTAAATACAGCATCCTGAAACAAAGATGGGGCAACCTTGGAAGAAAACTAAAGAGGATTCACTTTCGACTTAAGATTCAAGGATTTGGACGATTTCGGCAACGGTGGTTGAGGTTACCAAAATTTTCTTCAAGAGAATATACGAAGTTGGATTAG
- the LOC112727369 gene encoding actin-related protein 2/3 complex subunit 2B isoform X4 has translation MTCIERASPALNQILLKLYSAEKPMEIDHHLYEFGSAEYHILSEASDPRVAFLSISTAPLCPGVLATNELSSYTIEMIKALCPAVVEIAESTREGYQLTLKLNLTKIPRGKVHSVILSSQLKEILWNFNSDDAIKGMHKPIKLVYNPREPFFVIRQPQQMIAVFPIRFAEKSDVIISTAFFQELVDVGSSDRYAKAPPCSWSAIPPPELRGEAFEDLSTNGGFVSFDISSHHVDGKRLDKTVWNLLNFNAYVRYHVKTTKGFIQRRMRKRLENLVEVLHHTESLEQVNEQITRHQDAGCSTKRLVRSSKYSILKQRWGNLGRKLKRIHFRLKIQGFGRFRQRWLRLPKFSSREYTKLD, from the exons ATGACATGCATAGAGAGAGCGTCCCCTGCTTTGAATCAGATCCTGCTCAAACTATACAG TGCTGAGAAGCCCATGGAGATTGATCATCACTTGTATGAATTTGGGTCAGCGGAATATCATATTCTG TCTGAAGCCTCTGATCCACGAGTAGCTTTTTTGTCGATATCAACTGCACCTCTTTGCCCTGGAGTCCTTGCCACAAATGAGCTTTCTTCCTATACAATTGAAATGATAAAGGCACTTTGTCCTGCTGTTGTGGAAATTGCTGAATCTACACGAGAAGGATATCAACTTACTCTCAAGCTGAATCTCACTAAGATTCCACGTGGCAAAG TTCACTCGGTGATTTTGAGTTCACAGCTGAAAGAAATATTGTGGAATTTCAACTCTGATGATGCAATTAAGGGGATGCACAAACCCATCAAACTAGTCTACAATCCAAGAGAACCTTTCTTTGTCATTAGACAG ccgcaacaaatgatcgCAGTATTCCCTATTCGGTTCGCAGAAAAGTCAGATGTGATTATTTCAACagctttcttccag GAGCTGGTGGATGTTGGAAGTTCAGATAGATATGCCAAGGCACCACCATGCAGCTGGTCAGCCATTCCTCCTCCAGAGCTAAGAGGAGAAGCTTTTGAGGATTTGAGTACTAATGGAGGCTTTGTCTCTTTTG ATATCTCTTCTCACCATGTTGATGGCAAAAGGCTAGACAAAACTGTTTGGAATCTACTAAATTTTAATGCCTATGTTAGGTACCATGTAAAG ACCACAAAAGGTTTTATCCAAAGAAGAATGAGGAAACGCTTAGAAAATCTGGTTGAG GTCCTACACCATACAGAGTCATTGGAGCAAGTTAATGAACAAATCACAAGGCATCAAG ATGCAGGATGTAGTACAAAAAGACTAGTAAGATCATCTAAATACAGCATCCTGAAACAAAGATGGGGCAACCTTGGAAGAAAACTAAAGAGGATTCACTTTCGACTTAAGATTCAAGGATTTGGACGATTTCGGCAACGGTGGTTGAGGTTACCAAAATTTTCTTCAAGAGAATATACGAAGTTGGATTAG